In Scomber japonicus isolate fScoJap1 chromosome 19, fScoJap1.pri, whole genome shotgun sequence, a single genomic region encodes these proteins:
- the rab27b gene encoding ras-related protein Rab-27B — MTDGDYDYLIKLLALGDSGVGKTTFLYRYTDNKFNPKFITTVGIDFREKRVMYTASNPNGTTTGKTFKVHLQLWDTAGQERFRSLTTAFFRDAMGFLLMFDLTSQQSFLNVRNWMSQLQANAYCENPDIVLVGNKADLADQREVQEKQAKELADKYGIPYFETSAATGAEVDKAVITLLDLVMKRMEQCVDKPPAEPANGNGATKLAAAPPNEKKCAC, encoded by the exons ATGACTGATGGGGATTATGACTACCTTATAAAGCTCCTTGCCCTGGGGGACTCCGGCGTGGGAAAAACCACCTTCCTGTACCGATACACAGACAACAAGTTCAACCCCAAGTTCATCACCACAGTCGGCATCGACTTCAGGGAAAAGAGAGTG ATGTACACAGCGTCCAACCCCAATGGGACGACCACAGGGAAAACCTTCAAGGTCCACCTTCAGCTCTGGGACACAGCCGGACAGGAGAG gttCCGCAGCCTGACAACAGCGTTCTTCAGGGATGCCATGGGGTTCCTGCTGATGTTTGATCTCACCAGCCAGCAGAGCTTCCTCAATGTCAGAAACTGGATGA GCCAGCTACAGGCCAACGCCTACTGTGAGAACCCAGACATCGTGTTGGTAGGAAACAAGGCGGACCTGGCTGACCAACGTGAGGTTCAGGAGAAACAGGCCAAGGAGCTGGCAGATAAATACGG GATCCCGTACTTTGAGACGAGTGCAGCGACGGGAGCAGAGGTCGACAAGGCAGTGATAACACTGTTGGACCTGGTCATGAAGAGGATGGAGCAGTGCGTCGACAAACCGCCCGCTGAGCCAGCCAATGGCAACGGGGCCACAAAACTTGCCGCTGCGCCACCTAACGAGAAGAAATGTGCATGCTAA